ACAGGAAACACCTGAAATATTCGAACGCTTGCTCCCTTACGCCTTTGCCCTTGACACAGCTGATACCTGGGCGAACCGATTCGATAGTATTCTCCAAGAAAGCGACTATCACCCTGAGTGGTATACGGGAACAGATATCTCCGACCTTTACACTGGCAGAGCAATGGCTAATATGGCTTCCTCCATTGCTTCATCCATAGCGTCGGCTTCCGTTGCTCCCGGCTCAAAAAGCGGGAGTGGCGGCAGAGGCCTTTCCGGAGGCGGCGGGGGTGGCGGGGGCGGTGGGGGCTGGTAATGCTTTTTTCTATCGATTGATAAGGTCAAGAACTTTGCGTTCCTCATTTACGATTTCGAATTCGTTTTGGGCTCTTTTCTTTTGTCCCAATGCCTCGTATACTCGTGCACGCTCATATCTTATCGCAGTGAGCTACTCTCTGGGCCTGCCTTTTTTTCGTCCAAGGGCTGTAGTCAGAGTGTTACGTGCTAAAGTATGGTATCCAAGATAATAGAGGGCCTTCCCCCTGTAAAACAACAAAGCACTGTGCAGGGCTGTCTCGTTCTCAACATTATTGCTTAGGGCTACAATTTCTTTATAAATACCATGAGATTTTTCTTCTCTTTCAGAAGCATCTGCGAGCAATTCGGCTAATGAAAGACGAAAGGCTATATCATTTGGGGATTCATCTACGATTTTTCTCAACAACATGATGGCTTCGTCATGCTTCGCCAGTCGTTGCTTGGCTTCTATTAAAGCAAGATACAGACCTCTATTATCGGGCCATATCTCCACTTGCATCTCTTCTGTTAAAGGTAAGTATAGGGACATATAGATGCCAATTTTTTTAAAAAGAGATCCGAGAAGGTCAATTTTGTTCTGCACGTGGTGAAAAGCAATAATGGCTTGTTGGGGATTGTCGTTGTTCAGGAGAATGAGGCCGGCCATAAAAGCTGAGTCAGGAAGGTTTAATGACTTTTGAAAACAAGCTAAAGCTCTCTTTTCATCTTTTTCCAAAAAGGCCTTTAGCCCGTCAACAAAGTTTTCTTCTGATTTAGGTAAAAAAAGCCTGCTTAAAAAATTGAGGGTTAGCTTCTTTTTGATAATTTCTTCTCGTGTAAGAGATTCATACTGAGGTGTTGCTGGTTTTTTGGATTTTGGTGAAGCTCTTTTTTTACCTGAGTGTAAGGTTGTGTAGTAAAGCCCTGTCCCGGGCAACCCAATTGTAGTTCTAGTGCCGCGTCGTCCAAGGGTTACTTTTGCCCCCTTGGGGCCTAAAGAGGCCGAAATTCCTGTTTTGCTCAAATTAATGGCAATGCCAGGAGCAATCCTGAAACGTCTAAAAAAACGGAAGCCCATTTCATCTCCTCCCTTTAATGTTTTTAACATAGCACATCCCATCCAGTCATTCAACCTCGCTAAAGTGGAAGGGCTAATACATCTTCAGGGTCGATAAGCAGCCCCACTCTGCTTCCCTCTGGGAAAATAGTGCTGTCGTGACTATAGGGTACAAAGGCATGGACAAGCTGACCTGATTTAATCTCAATATTGTACTCTATCCTATCCCCTACGAAAACTGAGCTAAGAACTTGCCCGCTCAGCATTGATTTTTCAGACTGTCCCAGGCTTACAGCTTCGGGTCTTACGATGAGCGCCACTTCATCTCCTATTTTAAAACTACAGTTAGATTTGTAGTTAACTGTTACGATGCGATTATAGATAAAAACATCTATTTTTTCTTCTGAAAGGGCTTCAACCTGTCCTTTGAAAATATTGGCCTGGCCGATAAAATCGGCGACAAAAAGGGTGGCTGGATTGGCATATAGCTCAAAAGGAGCAGCGACCTGTTCTATTTTCCCTTTGTTCAAAACTACAATCCGGTCAGCTATGGTAAGGGCCTCTTTCTGATCATGGGTAACATGGATACACGTTATTCCAAGTTTTTTCTGGATCTTCCGGATCTCTGCCCTCATATATATTCTTAGTTTTGCATCCAGATTGGAAAGGGGCTCATCCATAAGAAGAACCCTGGGGTCAATAACGAGAACTCGCGCTAAAGCTACACGCTGCTGTTCCCCCCCCGAAAGCTGGTGAGGAAAGCGCTCATCTACTCCAATTAATCCCACCAGATTTAAGACCTCTTTGACCTTTAGCTCCGCTTCTTTGCGAGAAAGTCCCCTCACTTTCAGACCGTAGGCAACATTGTCAAAAATACTCATGTGGGGAAAAAGGGCGTAGTTTTGAAAAACAAAGCCGATGTCTCTTTTGTTCACTGCCAGATGTGTAATGTCTCGTCCTCCTATTAGCACTTGCCCCTCAGTAGGTTTTTCAAAGCCGGCGATCATTCTGAGGATCGTGGTCTTGCCGCAACCGGAAGGACCCAGAAATGTTATCAGTTCGCCCGCATCTATGTCGAGGTGGACATCATCTACTGCTTTAAAAGATTCCTTTCCTTTGGTGAATATCTTTGTTAAATGGGTGAGAGAAATAGAAAGAGACATTCGCTATGGCCTCCTTGTCTGGCAGACATAATCAGGATAGGCTATACGAAACATAACAGATATAATCCCGATAGCTATAAAAACTATAAGCACAAGAACCACAGAGAATGCTGCAGCTTGTGCAAAGAGCAGTTCAGTAATACACTCCAGAATACGAATGGTCAACAGGCTCCAGCGGACAGATACTAAAAAAATAGTAGCACTTACCGCTGTCATGGAAACAACAAACAGATAGCGCATTCCTGTTGTGACAGCAGGAATGATCAGCGGGAGAGTGACTCTAAAAAAGGTCGTCAGCCTGGATGCGCCAAGACTAAGAGATGCTTCTTCCATAGACTTATCAATTTGTTGCAGCGATGCTATTGTAGCTCGAATTCCAGTGGCATCATAGCGAAAGACGCAAAGGGCTACAATAATAGACATTGTTCCTGTTAAAACAATTGGACCAGAGTTAAAGGCGATGACATAAGCTATTCCGATCACTGTTCCTGGTAAAACGTAGTTTAGAAGCGAAGTAAACTCCAGAGTCTTGCGCCAGGGAAGGTCTTTCAGGCTCACAAGATATCCTATAGCAACGCCTATTACGCTGCCAACAAGTGTAGAAGCAATTGCAATGATAACCGTATCTTTAACTGCCTTTAGCCCCACAGTAAAAACATAAACATAATTTTCAAGAGTAAAACTATTGTCTACACCCCAGACATTAACTAAGGAACCCAGAAATATAATGGAATACAGAAAAATGATAAAGATCGTTACTAAAAAAATAAAAGCCAAAATAAGAATTTCAATAAAACCACTGGCTCCCTTGGGAGTAGTACGAATTCCTACCTTCCCAGTTACCGTAACGTAACTGCGGCGTTCTACCCAGTAGTGCTGTAAAAGATAGACCAAAACTGCTGGTATCAACAATACAAATGAAATAGCCGCTCCCCCACGCAAGTCATACATTCCAGTTATCTGAAGGTATGCCTGCGTGGTCAGCACAGGAAATGTATGACCAGCCATAACGAGGGGGGTGGCAAAATCTGCCAATGAGCTGCCAAAAAGAAGTAAAAAGGCATTAGCCAGGCCTGGGGCACTGAGAGGCAAAGTAACCGTGCGAAATGTTCGCCACCGTGAGCTGCCCATGCTCATAGCCGCATCCTCCAAATTAGGATCAATAGCCCTAAGTACGGCAGCCAGAGTTAAGAAAGCTACGGGAAAGTACGTCAGCGTTTCAGCTATCCACGTTCCCAAGAATCCATATATGTTGAAATCCGGTATGCCCAAAAAGTTTAACAGCAGTCCATTCGGCCCCAGCACCAGGGTGAGAGCGATACTGCTCGTAAAAGGAGGGGAAACAAAAGGCAGAACAACTACAGCTCCAATAAACCACTTGATAAAAACAGGTAAAGAAAGCCTGGTCTCCGCGAAGGCGAAAATGAAGCCTACCAGGGTTCCGCCTGCCGCTACGGAAGTTGCCAAAATAAGACTGTTAAAAAAAGCCTTGCGGTTGTACCAGTTTGTAAACACCTGTGTAAAGTTGGTAAAGCTGGCAGCCCCATCGATGGTAAAGACCATGTACATGAGGCGTGCCAGAGGATATAGTACAAAAAGGCCCAATAGGGCCCATAACACCATCATAAAAGGCGTTAATGGGAGATCGAGCCTTTTCGTAAGCTTATTGTTATTTGAGAACTTCATCGACCCAGCGCTCCACCAGCCGATCGCGGTTTTCCCCGGCCCATTTAATATCTAGCGGCAGCACATTCACCTTTGACATATCTAAACCAGGATTAGAAATTTGTACTTCAGGATTGCTGGGAATCAGATTGATTTGACTCTTTTCGTAAATCCTCTGCATTCTTTCTGTAGAGGCCCAATCAAGAAACTTTTTCGCAAGTTCCGGCTGTTTAGCTCCCTTTACCAGGGCCATAGCTTCGATGCCAGCAACTACCCCATCTTTTGGATAGCTGATAGTTACATCGTAGCCTTTCTGCTGCATCTCCAAAGCGTCTACGAGAAAGAATATTCCTCCAGCTGCCTGTCCCCTACCTATTGGCAAAGCTCCGCCAGCGCCGCTTTTCGTATAGACCTGAACATTTTCGTTTAACTTTTTCTGGTATTCGTATGCTTTATCCTCGCCCATGGCCTGTATGAGGCTCAGTATGCGGTACATGGCGGTTCCAGATGTTCTGGCATCGGCCATTTGCAGTTGGTTCTTATAGGCGGGATTGGTAAGATCTTCCCACGAAGCAGGTGCTTCCAGGCCATGATCTTTCAGGAATTTTGTATTGAACATAAAACATATAGGGTCAATTGCAACGCCTGTCCAATAGCCGTCAGGATCTTTAAATTTAGCGGGAATAGGTTCGGCCCCCTGAGGTATATAAGGTTCGAAAAGACCTTTGGGAGTTCCGCTCACGAAGGCTTCAGCCATGTTGCCAAAAACAACGTCCACCTGAGGATTGCCCTTTTCAGCCTCTAGCCTGGCCTGTACTTCGCCAGAAGAAAATCGCATCCAGTTCACCTTAATTCCGGTGTCTTCTGTAAAAGCGCTAAATACTGCGTTAGCATATCGCTCTGACCATATGGTATAGGCATTGAGAGCTTGTTCAGCTGCCATGGCAAAGCCGGAGAAAATCATTATTCCTCCTATGGCAAAAGCAGCAATCCTACCCCAAAAAGTGTACTTTTTCATGTTTCTCTCACTTCCCCATTAGCAAATTTATTAAAATAAATATACTTGTTATTGACACAGCCCTCCATATCCAGATTTGCATTAAATAAAAAACAAAGTGGTCCTATCGTGAGGCATACCAGTTGTTCTTTTATGCCTAGGGTTCCAACTTCTCCTCGTCAGAAAGGTAATCTACACCGGCCAGAGATTCTATATGGTGACGAAGTTCATGTATTATGGTGTCTTCTATCTCCTCTGCCCATTCCTTGAACGAAGCGTCTTCCAGATCCTCAACAAAAGATCCGTAATAAAGTAGAATGGTTTTCCCCAAGAATGGGTCCTCCACATACTCTCCCATCACTAGACACTCGCCATCTTCTTTTTTCTCGTCAAGAACAATGATTCCTCCGTTAAGTTGCTTAAAAAGCTCTTCTGGCAATCCTTCCATTATATTATTTGCCGTTTCACGAAACTTATTAATATTCATGTCTGAATGCCTCCAGAAGGATTTTTAAAAATTATATCCTATCCCCTCGTTAATCTTGACAATGCCACTTTAGGAAGATAGAGTTACCCTTAATATTCTACAAATTTAACATTAGATAAAAAGTTTGTGTTCCTTCATCACAAAGAGGAGGATGTGCCCCCATGTTTAAAGAAATGAGACGTAAAGACAGGGAACTTTCTAATATAGAGGCTCTGGCACTGCTTGAAGAGGGAAATTATATGGTGCTTTCTACTCTTTCACGGGATGGATATTGTTATGGAGTACCTCTCCACTATGTTTTTATAAATGACTCCATTTATTTTCACTGTGCGATTGAAGGGCATAAACTTGAAAACATTGCTTACAACGATAAAGTTTCAATTTGTGTGGTGGGCAAAGCTGAAGTAGTGCCAGAAAAGTTCACTACAAACTACGAGAGTGTCATAGCCTTTGGAAGGGCTAAAGAAGTAAAAGGGGATGAAAAAGAAATCGCGCTGATTGCCCTCATTGGGAAATATTCACCGGAGCATATCTCTGAAGGGAGGGAATATATAAAACGAGCTTCCGATAAAACAAAAGTTATAGGCATTACTGTTGAAAGGATTACTGGGAAGGCTAGAAAAGAAAAGGCATAAATAGCGGATCCCAAATGGGATCCGCTATTTCAAGAAGATAATAGGAGATGTAAAATTATTTACTGAGAAGAGGGAGAGCGCATCCACTAGGGCAAATGGAAAGGCCTCCCTTAGCTGTACATCTCAGCTCTCGCGGCAGTAATTTCCCAACAGAATACATAGCGTCCACGACTTCATCAAAGGGAAGGGGATTAAAATATCCTCCCATAACTATGTCAGCGCAAACGAAGGCAGATGAAGCTGCTACCCCATTGCGGGTATGACAAGGGATTTCAACAAAACCCTGAACGGGATCACATATAGATCCAAGACTATTCTGTAAAAAAATACTTGCCGCATCCAATGCCTGTTCCGGACTTCCACCAGCAACCTCTACCACCGCAGCGCTAGCCATAGCTCCAGCTACACCTATCTCTGCTTGGCAACCAGCCACTTCTGCTGAAAATGTTGCACGTATGGCTACGATGAGACCTATTGCAGATGCTGTAAACAGCGCCCTTATCTTTTCTTCTCTGGAAAGTCTAAATCTTTCTGCCAGTGTAAGGATTACTCCAGGTATTACTCCGCTGGACCCCGCTGTAGGGGCTGCACAAATTATTCCTTTTGATGCGTTGACATGCATTACGCCCAATGCTCGCGCCATAGCTTGGCTATGAAGCCCCCCTATAGGAAGTTTCCCTTCAATTTCCGCTTTATAGATTTTGCCTGCACTAGGACGAATAAGCTTCATTTCAAAGGGGTGGTCTTCTATTCCCGCCCTGGCTGCTTCTTCCATTATTTCTAAACGGCTAGACATCTCCGCCCAGATTTCTTCCTCCGGAAGTTTGAGCATCTGCGATTCATAAGAAAGAGAGGCATCTGCGAGACTTTTCCCCTTTTCACCCACGATTTTTAATAACTCCTTTGCACTGGTGAAAAGCGGTTCCCCTGGGCATGCATAAACAACGGGGCAGGATATCTTTAGAGATAGGACTCCTGTCATGCTCTCTAAGTTCTTCAATATTTCCTTTACTGGCCGACGCAGATAGGCAATATGGATGAGAAATTGGCCATCTCTCTCATGAATGGTAACTGAACGCTCATTTCGGTTATGTTCTTCAATCTTTAGAAGGAGGGAGTCCTTTCCCTCAGAATTAGTTACGATGAAAAGGTCATGCGAGTCGCCTGTTATCCAGACTGGCCAACCATCGATCTTTGTTATGACTATAGCTCCTCCACCCACAGAGCGGGCAAGAAGTTCCACACTATCTCCTCCAGTTCCCGCCATAGAAACGAGTACTTCATTAGGATGATTTGAGTCAGAAATATCATCTATCTGAAATAGAATTAATTTGCCTTTTCTTTGCGCAATCCCTAGAACATCTTCAAACCGGGAGTCTGTTATGTCCCATCCTAATGCTCCTGCGGCAAAGGCAAGATCACTTCCCTGCTGGCGAAAAACTTCTCCATAGGAACCCTCCCTGTCGAAGGTGAATATTACCTCCTTTAAACTGCTCTTTAACAAAGATCGTGCAATTGCTGCGATTCTGTAGGATGCAGCAGTATGAGAGCTGGACGGGCCCCGCATTACTGGACCTAAAACATCGTTTAAAATGCTATGCTTCATTTCGTTTCTCCCTATAAATTAATTAAATTAGGCAATTTAGTTTCTGGTAATTTCAACAGTTCCATTATCGCCGTTGACTCTAACCAGATCCCCTGTTCTAATTATTTCAAAAGGATCTTGTTCCAGGTCCGTAACTGTAGGTACCCCTGTAACAACAGCTGCAACACCTGTGCGAGAATCCATTTTAGGGAATATCAAAGCTGCTGGCCCTATTCCTCCTACGCGAGCTGCGTGAAAATGACATGACCATCCATTCGACCCCTTCCCCCCGGAAAGGACAAGTACTGCTCCCTTAATGCTCATGCCCTCAAAAGGATGACCTTTTTCTATAACAATGCCTGTTTTATCGTCTACCCCACTCCAGCCCTGAATGGTCTCCCTACTTACCATAGCTATGCCTTCTGCCACTCCACCTATGGCGCTTCTACCTCGCATAATGATTTTTTCCATGTCTATCTGCCCTCCCAGTAACCACTGATAGCTGACTTCAGGCAATCTTCCATTGAACCAAAGTAAACCTTTGCACCACTTCCTGGCTTTATGTAGTGAGCCTGTTTACCTGAATCGAATGCCATAGTAACGGCACCATCTGGTTTCTTTTCACTGGTGAGTGGACAACTGCTGGTGAGGACTATCCCCCCAGCTCTCTCAATGATCTCTGTGTATCCGCACCGGTCAGCCGTTTCTTTTATAGGCGCAGCGGTCCATATGTGAAGAACAGTGTTCGAATGTACCTTCTTCCCTTTTAGAAAGTTTGCCGCAATCATCATTTGCTCTATGGTGTAATGAGGGCAGCCAAGACTGATATAGTCCAATTTTGCTCGGCCTGTCTCACAGAGCATGCTAAGGGATTCTTCAATGTCTCGCTCTGTTATCGTAATAATATCCAAGGGCGCATTTCCTCCAAGGGCATCTTCAAGGGTTCTTGCTTCAGGTGTTACTCCCACAATATGGCATATTTCAGGGCCTCCAGTGGTTGCCATAGAGGCAAAAGAAGATTTAAGCTTCGTCATGTCTGGTCTCTGGAATCCCTTTCTGAGAACTGGTATGGAATGGGTGGGTGTCTTTCGGCCTATAGTGTATCCCAGTATATCCCAATCATAGACTGTTTCTGTGGCACATTCTATATCGAAGACATGGGTTCCTTTCCTGTTTTCCATTATATGGAGTCCCCATAGCGGAGTTCTTCCACATACGGCAGACCAAAATCCTGCTTCAAGGCCATCAGCTTGTCCGCAAGCTCCCCAAAGGGAGTTCATCATGAGGACGGCGTGAGATTCACTAGTCACATAATGTTCACCCATAAGGGGTATAAATCCCAACATATAAGGAACACACGAGCCCACGAGCTGGACGCCGGCATCAAGATATCTTTTAAGATATTTCATATTGTTCTCATGTTCTTCGTCTGAAACGCCCATCTTTTTCCAGTTGTAAGGACACATAGGACCTACATCTGCCTGCGCATAGCATTCAACCCTATCCAAAAGAACTTTTTTTGAGGAACAGAAGTGCATCTCCGAGATGATTTCATCTATATCATCCGAATTTACTGCACGCATATACGAATGAGAACCGCAGAAAAGATGGGCCTTTGTAACAATGCAAAGTTTCTCTGCCCCAAGTACATGGGCATATTTCACCACATTCTCCATGGCCTTTTGCTTTAATATTCCTTCTGACCCATCCAACATCCGTTTTTCTTTGTCAGTCAAGTTCAATTATTGTGACCTCCTCTGTATTTCAGCACAATGAACAAACAATAGGTCATATCATAGGCTAAACTCGCAATAGTTTTATTTCTTGTAAAAAATGGCATCTATTTCTACAGAAAACCCAAGGGCAAGGGCAGACACCTCTACAAAAACTCTTGCAGGGAAAACTTCGTTAGTGTATTCTGAACAGATCTCATTGATTTTGGTAAAATCTTCGATGCTAGTTGCGTATACTGAGGCTTTGACGAAGTCTTGCTTAGAATAGCCGGAGTCCTCAAGAATAGCCTTAATATTTTCCATTACCTGCCTGGTCTGGGCCTAAATATCTCCGTCTACAAGTTTTCCTGAAGGATTCATGGGGATTTGTCCTGAAACAAAAAGAAAATTTTCTGCCATTACCCCAATGGAATAAGGACCAGAAGCTGCAGGAGCATTTTTTGTAATAACTGCTTTTCTCATATGAACTCCCCCTATACAGTTGTGTTCAAATTTTGAAAAGGAAGTTCTTAATGCGCAGCTTGTCTTGTTTAAAATATTTAATTTTCAAAATAAGGCAACTTTAAAAGTATTGCTAGCACGGATTTATCGATATTCTTCATGCCATACTCTGTTATGATTTTGAGATTATCCATAGTTTGTTTCATGTTCCAACCGACTATGCCATTATTACCAGGGACTTTCGCATTCAGCATTGCCATATATGCACATTCTATAGCGGCACCAGCAGAAGTTGCCATTTTTAAAGCGCAGCCATATTTTGCTCCGTCACAGAGCATCCCTGTCAAATTTGCAAGCATAAGATGCACCGTATTTTCCACTTCCTTTTCTTTTCCGCCAAGCATGTAGGCAATGCCAGATGCAGCTCCTGCCCCTGCGGCAACGGAACATCCGCAATGGGGTGTCAAAATTCCTGTCCTTGTCTTAATAACTCCTATAATGAGGAGAGCTATCGACAAAGCCCTCGAAGTTTCTTCTTTGCTAATTTTGAGGTGCTCTGCCATCATTCCCATTGTTATGAAAAGAGTTATTCCATGGTTTCCACTACCAAAGCAGCCGTATATTGGAACATTCATCCCCGACATTCTTGCGTCTGCTGCGGCACCGACTTTTTGTTTGACGCGACTGCTAACATCATCAGGTAAATACCTTTTCTCTATCATTTCCTGGTACAGCTTGCCCACTCCTAATCCCACTCGCTTTTTTTCGCCGATCTGTGCAGCCTTTAGGTTGGTTTGAATGCCTTGATTTAAAAAAGCTATCTCCTTCGAATCAATTTCTTTTATAAATTTGAAAATATCCTCAACTGTAAGGTTCGCTATGCAGCCCAGTTTGTTAAAGGAGTCTTTTGGTGCTGATGAGTATCTTTTTGAATAAGTAATTTTTTGGTTTACAGTTATCTCAACGATATTGTCGTGAGAAT
This region of Aminobacterium colombiense DSM 12261 genomic DNA includes:
- a CDS encoding DUF4236 domain-containing protein is translated as MGFRFFRRFRIAPGIAINLSKTGISASLGPKGAKVTLGRRGTRTTIGLPGTGLYYTTLHSGKKRASPKSKKPATPQYESLTREEIIKKKLTLNFLSRLFLPKSEENFVDGLKAFLEKDEKRALACFQKSLNLPDSAFMAGLILLNNDNPQQAIIAFHHVQNKIDLLGSLFKKIGIYMSLYLPLTEEMQVEIWPDNRGLYLALIEAKQRLAKHDEAIMLLRKIVDESPNDIAFRLSLAELLADASEREEKSHGIYKEIVALSNNVENETALHSALLFYRGKALYYLGYHTLARNTLTTALGRKKGRPRE
- a CDS encoding ABC transporter ATP-binding protein, whose product is MSLSISLTHLTKIFTKGKESFKAVDDVHLDIDAGELITFLGPSGCGKTTILRMIAGFEKPTEGQVLIGGRDITHLAVNKRDIGFVFQNYALFPHMSIFDNVAYGLKVRGLSRKEAELKVKEVLNLVGLIGVDERFPHQLSGGEQQRVALARVLVIDPRVLLMDEPLSNLDAKLRIYMRAEIRKIQKKLGITCIHVTHDQKEALTIADRIVVLNKGKIEQVAAPFELYANPATLFVADFIGQANIFKGQVEALSEEKIDVFIYNRIVTVNYKSNCSFKIGDEVALIVRPEAVSLGQSEKSMLSGQVLSSVFVGDRIEYNIEIKSGQLVHAFVPYSHDSTIFPEGSRVGLLIDPEDVLALPL
- a CDS encoding ABC transporter permease, producing MMVLWALLGLFVLYPLARLMYMVFTIDGAASFTNFTQVFTNWYNRKAFFNSLILATSVAAGGTLVGFIFAFAETRLSLPVFIKWFIGAVVVLPFVSPPFTSSIALTLVLGPNGLLLNFLGIPDFNIYGFLGTWIAETLTYFPVAFLTLAAVLRAIDPNLEDAAMSMGSSRWRTFRTVTLPLSAPGLANAFLLLFGSSLADFATPLVMAGHTFPVLTTQAYLQITGMYDLRGGAAISFVLLIPAVLVYLLQHYWVERRSYVTVTGKVGIRTTPKGASGFIEILILAFIFLVTIFIIFLYSIIFLGSLVNVWGVDNSFTLENYVYVFTVGLKAVKDTVIIAIASTLVGSVIGVAIGYLVSLKDLPWRKTLEFTSLLNYVLPGTVIGIAYVIAFNSGPIVLTGTMSIIVALCVFRYDATGIRATIASLQQIDKSMEEASLSLGASRLTTFFRVTLPLIIPAVTTGMRYLFVVSMTAVSATIFLVSVRWSLLTIRILECITELLFAQAAAFSVVLVLIVFIAIGIISVMFRIAYPDYVCQTRRP
- a CDS encoding ABC transporter substrate-binding protein; translation: MKKYTFWGRIAAFAIGGIMIFSGFAMAAEQALNAYTIWSERYANAVFSAFTEDTGIKVNWMRFSSGEVQARLEAEKGNPQVDVVFGNMAEAFVSGTPKGLFEPYIPQGAEPIPAKFKDPDGYWTGVAIDPICFMFNTKFLKDHGLEAPASWEDLTNPAYKNQLQMADARTSGTAMYRILSLIQAMGEDKAYEYQKKLNENVQVYTKSGAGGALPIGRGQAAGGIFFLVDALEMQQKGYDVTISYPKDGVVAGIEAMALVKGAKQPELAKKFLDWASTERMQRIYEKSQINLIPSNPEVQISNPGLDMSKVNVLPLDIKWAGENRDRLVERWVDEVLK
- a CDS encoding metallopeptidase family protein, with protein sequence MNINKFRETANNIMEGLPEELFKQLNGGIIVLDEKKEDGECLVMGEYVEDPFLGKTILLYYGSFVEDLEDASFKEWAEEIEDTIIHELRHHIESLAGVDYLSDEEKLEP
- a CDS encoding pyridoxamine 5'-phosphate oxidase family protein; translation: MFKEMRRKDRELSNIEALALLEEGNYMVLSTLSRDGYCYGVPLHYVFINDSIYFHCAIEGHKLENIAYNDKVSICVVGKAEVVPEKFTTNYESVIAFGRAKEVKGDEKEIALIALIGKYSPEHISEGREYIKRASDKTKVIGITVERITGKARKEKA
- the sdaAA gene encoding L-serine ammonia-lyase, iron-sulfur-dependent, subunit alpha codes for the protein MKHSILNDVLGPVMRGPSSSHTAASYRIAAIARSLLKSSLKEVIFTFDREGSYGEVFRQQGSDLAFAAGALGWDITDSRFEDVLGIAQRKGKLILFQIDDISDSNHPNEVLVSMAGTGGDSVELLARSVGGGAIVITKIDGWPVWITGDSHDLFIVTNSEGKDSLLLKIEEHNRNERSVTIHERDGQFLIHIAYLRRPVKEILKNLESMTGVLSLKISCPVVYACPGEPLFTSAKELLKIVGEKGKSLADASLSYESQMLKLPEEEIWAEMSSRLEIMEEAARAGIEDHPFEMKLIRPSAGKIYKAEIEGKLPIGGLHSQAMARALGVMHVNASKGIICAAPTAGSSGVIPGVILTLAERFRLSREEKIRALFTASAIGLIVAIRATFSAEVAGCQAEIGVAGAMASAAVVEVAGGSPEQALDAASIFLQNSLGSICDPVQGFVEIPCHTRNGVAASSAFVCADIVMGGYFNPLPFDEVVDAMYSVGKLLPRELRCTAKGGLSICPSGCALPLLSK
- a CDS encoding aconitase X swivel domain-containing protein, with amino-acid sequence MEKIIMRGRSAIGGVAEGIAMVSRETIQGWSGVDDKTGIVIEKGHPFEGMSIKGAVLVLSGGKGSNGWSCHFHAARVGGIGPAALIFPKMDSRTGVAAVVTGVPTVTDLEQDPFEIIRTGDLVRVNGDNGTVEITRN
- a CDS encoding aconitase X; translation: MNLTDKEKRMLDGSEGILKQKAMENVVKYAHVLGAEKLCIVTKAHLFCGSHSYMRAVNSDDIDEIISEMHFCSSKKVLLDRVECYAQADVGPMCPYNWKKMGVSDEEHENNMKYLKRYLDAGVQLVGSCVPYMLGFIPLMGEHYVTSESHAVLMMNSLWGACGQADGLEAGFWSAVCGRTPLWGLHIMENRKGTHVFDIECATETVYDWDILGYTIGRKTPTHSIPVLRKGFQRPDMTKLKSSFASMATTGGPEICHIVGVTPEARTLEDALGGNAPLDIITITERDIEESLSMLCETGRAKLDYISLGCPHYTIEQMMIAANFLKGKKVHSNTVLHIWTAAPIKETADRCGYTEIIERAGGIVLTSSCPLTSEKKPDGAVTMAFDSGKQAHYIKPGSGAKVYFGSMEDCLKSAISGYWEGR
- a CDS encoding serine dehydratase subunit alpha family protein codes for the protein MTSKLLLEILKEHTFLTVGCTDPVAVGLSAAFAYKAIGGEIFSVDVIMDKNIYKDAISVGIPGTMKTGLDLAVSLSVLFGNPENGLRLLKDVDKQCVVKAEKFLSNHKISFSLNEEVEGIYIKSIVKTSKGIATALIRNSHDNIVEITVNQKITYSKRYSSAPKDSFNKLGCIANLTVEDIFKFIKEIDSKEIAFLNQGIQTNLKAAQIGEKKRVGLGVGKLYQEMIEKRYLPDDVSSRVKQKVGAAADARMSGMNVPIYGCFGSGNHGITLFITMGMMAEHLKISKEETSRALSIALLIIGVIKTRTGILTPHCGCSVAAGAGAASGIAYMLGGKEKEVENTVHLMLANLTGMLCDGAKYGCALKMATSAGAAIECAYMAMLNAKVPGNNGIVGWNMKQTMDNLKIITEYGMKNIDKSVLAILLKLPYFEN